Genomic DNA from Mycolicibacterium helvum:
GTGATGGAGTTGATCGCCAGCTGGGCGGCGACAAATGGGTTCTCAATCTGTTGGAGGACGATCGGCGGCACTTCGCTGACAACGAGGTCGGCGAATTTAGCGATATTCGACAGGTGGTCGGCGATCTCGGTGGGGATCTGGGCGCCCTGGCCGGTGACCAGCTGCGCGGCGTAGACCAGAGGGTTGATGACGAGCTGCGCGGCGATCGGTGCGAAGAAGATGGGATTCGGCAGGGGGTAGGTGCTATTCGATCCGATGTACGTGCCCGCGAGTTCGACAACGCTCGTGACGGTATTGGAGACCAGGTCAGACCAGGCGTCGGTGAGTTGAATTGCTTCGGTCGAGATCCGGGCCGCAGCGATGCTCGGCGCGTGCAGTTCGGGCGGTGTGATCGCAAGGGGTGTCAGGGCCAACGCCCCTGCGGTGGTCAGCGTGGCGACGGCGAGCATCGGACGACGGGCGGCGTGGTCCATAAGAGACTTTCTCCCTTGGTTAGGGCGGTGTCGACGGGGCTTCGTCGGCTTCAATTCCGCGGCTGGGAACCCGCCAAGCAATCAGCTTTACAGCAGTGCCAGCTTACCCACAAATATTTGCCATATTTGCACCTTTCTGCCGAAGTGCGACAACCGTCGAGCCGGTATTTATCTGTCGTATTCGGCCAGCCCGGTCAGCGCCGGGGGCAGTGGGTGCTGATGGACCACGCCCAACCGTTGGGTGGCGCGGGTGAGGGCGACGTAGAGTTCGGCCGCGCCGCGCGGCCCGTCCGCGAGGATGCGGTCCGGGTCCACGACCAGCACGGCGTCGAACTCCAGGCCCTTGGTGTCCGACGGCGCGACCGCGCCTGGCACGCCAGGTGGTCCGATCACGATGCTGGTGCCCTCGCGGCTGGCTTCGGCCGCCACGAACTCCGCGATGGCTGCCGGCAGCTGGTCCGCCGGGATGCGCCGCGACCAGGGCCGCACGCCGCTTGCGCGCACCGACTCTGGTGGCCGCACGTCGGGTGCGAACTCGGCGAGGAGCGCGGCGGCGACGGACATGATTTCGGTGGGGGTGCGGTAGTTCACCGATAGCGACCGGTACACCCACCGGCCGGGCACGTAGGGCTCCAGCGTCTGCGCCCACGACGTCGCCCCGGCCATCGAGCGGCGTTGCGCGAGATCGCCGACCACCGTGAAGGACCGGCTCGGGCAGCGGCGCATCAGCACCCGCCAGTCCATCTCGGAAAGCTCCTGGGCTTCGTCGACCACGACATGCCGGTAGGTCCACTCCCGGTCGGCGGCGGCGCGTTCGGCGAGATCTCGGGTGTCACGCTCGCTGAAGCGCTCGGCGAGGTCTTCGGCGCCAATCAAGTCCTGCGCCAGCAGATGATCCTCGTCGTCCATCAGGTCCTCGCGGGCCACCATGTTCTCTAACACGCCTGCGGCATAATCGGTTTCGGCGATTCGTTCCCGCTCGGCGGCAGCGTCGGAGGCCTTGTCTCGGCCCAGTAGGTCGACCAGTTCGTCAAGCAGCGGTACGTCCGACACCGTCCAGGCGGTGCCGTCTTCCCGCCACAGCGCCGGCTCGGCGCCTGCGGCGCGCAGCCGCTCGGCCGAGGTGTACAGCGTGGCCAACACGTCGTCGGGTGTCAGCACAGGCCAGAGTTCGTCAAGGGCGGCCAGGAACTGCTCGTGGTCGTCAAGCTCGTCGAGCAGGTCGGTCCGAACCTTCTCCCAGGCGTCACGATCCTCGCGAGTCAGCCAGCCGCGCCCGATCCGGGCGATCGCGCGTTCGGTCAGCACGTAGGTGATGATCTCGCGGAACACCGCGCGCGCGGCGTTGTGCGGCAGCCCGCTCGCCCGGGCCTCCTCGACGGCCCACTGGGCCGTGTCGGCGTCGATTCGCATGGTGACGTCGGCCAACTGGATCCCCAGCGGCTCTTCCGGTATCCGCTGGCGGTCGGTGATCGCGGCCGCCAGCACTTGCAGCATTGCGCGGGAGCCCTTGATGCGGGCGACGTCCGGGGTGTCCTCGGCGGTGACATGCAGTCCGGGGACCAGGTCGCCGACTGTCATGAACACCACCTCCGACTCGCCCAGCGACGGCAGCACCCGGCTGATGTGGTCCATGAATGCTTGGTTGGGTCCCACGACCAGCACTCCGTGGCGCTCGATCCGTTCCCGCTGGGTGTAGAGCAGGTAGGCGACGCGATGCAGCGCCACCACGGTCTTGCCGGTCCCTGGTCCGCCCTCGATGACCACCACGCCCGGATGATCGAGCCGGATGATCTCGTCCTGCTCGGCCTGGATGGTTGCCACGATGTCGCGCATGCCCGCGCCGCGGGGTGCGTTGACCGCCGCGAGCAGAGCCGCATCGCTGCTGAAGGGGCTCTCGTCGCCGGCGTCGGGGTCGGGGCGGCCGAAGACCTCGTCGGTGAAATCGAGCAGTCGTCGCCCGAGGGAGTGGAACTGGCGACGCCGACGCATGCCCTCCGGGCTGGCGGCGGTGGCTACGTAAAACGCACGCGCTGCCGGTGCCCGCCAGTCGAGCAGCAGCGGCTCGTGGTCGCCGCGCTCGTCGAAGATGCCGATGCGGCCGACGTAGAGCCGTTCGCCCGAGACGGCGTCCAGCCGTCCGAAACACAGACCTTGGTCGGCGACGTCCAACCGCGCCATCGATCGGGCCAGGGCCCGAACGTCGGCGTCCCGTGCCACCAGTGTTCCGCCGTCCTGCAGGTCGATCGGGCTCTGTAGCGCGGCGCGGTATTGGTCCTTGACGTGCGAACGCTTGGTGTCGAGTCGGGTGTAGAGCTCGGCCAGGTAGGCCTGCTCGGACTCCAGTTCGTGATCATGCGCCTGCGTCGTCATACCCCTCATTTCTTTGGCTCGAGCAGCGAGTTTGCATCAGCACCCCGGCCTTGCCGCAAGCCCCCCGATGCGCTATAGCTTGAAAAGGGCAGACGTTTCCCACACCATCCTCGTCTACTTTGCTCCGCAGCCCGGCCATAGAACATATGTTCGATTAAGCTGGGTGGGTGCGCTGGTTCAATGGGCCGCCCAGTTGGGGCGAGATGGAGCGGGTGCTGGGCGGCAAGCCCCGCCGGTCAGGCTTGTCGCTCGGGGAGTCGCACGCCGACGGCGGGGACAGCCCGGCCTGGTCGCGCCATCGGGAACCTTACGAGCCGCCTCGCGGGCGTCCGCTGCGCTCGGCCGTGCCCTATGCCGAGCTGCATGCGCATTCTGCCTACAGCTTCCTCGACGGAGCCAGCACTCCGGAAGAACTGGTCGAGGAGGCATCGCGGCTGGACCTGCGCGCCATCGCGCTGACCGATCACGACGGCCTCTACGGCGTGGTGCGATTCGCCGAGGCGGCCAAGGAACTCGACATGCGCACCGTCTTCGGCGCCGAACTGTCGCTGAGCAATACCGCCCGCACCGAGCTGCCCGACCCGCCCGGTCCGCACCTGCTGGTGCTGGCCCGCGGCCCGGAGGGCTACCGCCGGCTGTCTCGCCAGCTGTCCGCCGCGCATCTGGCCGGTGGCGAGAAGGGTAAGCCGCGCTACGACTACGACGCGCTCAGCGAGGCCGCGAGCGGGCATTGGCACATCCTCACGGGGTGCCGGAAAGGTCATGTCCGGCAGGCTCTTTCGCAAGGCGGTCCGCAGGCGGCGGAAGCGGCGCTGGCTGATCTGGTTGACCGCTTCGGGCGCGACCGGGTCAGCATCGAACTCACCTGTCATGGTGATCCGCTCGACGACGAGCGCAACGCCGCACTGGCCGCACTGGCGCCGAGGTTCGGGGTTGGTGTCGTCGCCACCACTGGCGCCCACTTCGCCGAGCCGGGTCGTGGCCGGCTGGCCATGGCGATGGGAGCGATCCGGGCACGCCAGTCGCTGGACGAAGCGGCCGGCTGGCTGGCCCCGCTGGGCGGCTCACATCTGCGCTCCGGTGACGAAATGGCCCAGCTGCTCGCGCGGCACCCCGAAGCCGTCAGCGCCGCAGCCGATCTGGGGGAACAGTGTGCCTTCGGGCTGGCGCTGATCGCACCGCAGCTGCCACCGTTCGACGTGCCCGACGGGCATACCGAGGACAGCTGGCTGCGGGAGCTGGTGATGGTCGGAGCCGCCCGGCGCTACGGGCCGCGCGCCAGCGCACCGGAGGCATACGCCCAGATCGAGCGGGAGCTCGACGTCATTGCCGCGCTGAAGTTCCCGGGGTATTTCCTGGTGGTCCACGACATCACCAGGTTCTGCCGGGAAAGCGACATTCTCTGTCAGGGAAGAGGATCGGCGGCCAACTCCGCGGTCTGCTACGCACTCGGTATCACCGCCGTCGACCCGGTCGCCAATGAACTGCTCTTCGAAAGGTTCCTATCCCCGGCCCGCGACGGGCCGCCCGACATCGACATCGACATCGAATCGGACCTTCGGGAAAAGGCCATCCAGTA
This window encodes:
- the helR gene encoding RNA polymerase recycling motor ATPase HelR — protein: MTTQAHDHELESEQAYLAELYTRLDTKRSHVKDQYRAALQSPIDLQDGGTLVARDADVRALARSMARLDVADQGLCFGRLDAVSGERLYVGRIGIFDERGDHEPLLLDWRAPAARAFYVATAASPEGMRRRRQFHSLGRRLLDFTDEVFGRPDPDAGDESPFSSDAALLAAVNAPRGAGMRDIVATIQAEQDEIIRLDHPGVVVIEGGPGTGKTVVALHRVAYLLYTQRERIERHGVLVVGPNQAFMDHISRVLPSLGESEVVFMTVGDLVPGLHVTAEDTPDVARIKGSRAMLQVLAAAITDRQRIPEEPLGIQLADVTMRIDADTAQWAVEEARASGLPHNAARAVFREIITYVLTERAIARIGRGWLTREDRDAWEKVRTDLLDELDDHEQFLAALDELWPVLTPDDVLATLYTSAERLRAAGAEPALWREDGTAWTVSDVPLLDELVDLLGRDKASDAAAERERIAETDYAAGVLENMVAREDLMDDEDHLLAQDLIGAEDLAERFSERDTRDLAERAAADREWTYRHVVVDEAQELSEMDWRVLMRRCPSRSFTVVGDLAQRRSMAGATSWAQTLEPYVPGRWVYRSLSVNYRTPTEIMSVAAALLAEFAPDVRPPESVRASGVRPWSRRIPADQLPAAIAEFVAAEASREGTSIVIGPPGVPGAVAPSDTKGLEFDAVLVVDPDRILADGPRGAAELYVALTRATQRLGVVHQHPLPPALTGLAEYDR